One segment of Pleuronectes platessa chromosome 21, fPlePla1.1, whole genome shotgun sequence DNA contains the following:
- the LOC128427276 gene encoding fibroblast growth factor 21-like, producing MVSFSPTTFSYLCSFLSIILLPSSRAFYLSDSNPLLSFNNQVREVHLYTDNHRRGMYLQMTQDGRVSGSEVQTLYSVLQLKSVRPGHIVINGLSSSLFLCMDSDGHLRGQTHHTDADCTFQELVLGDGYTRFRSLHHGFLVSLASKRSPDRHVVPFTRFLPLANTLTRERVIERPPKSQSRFNVDADDLLGMGRNSVVSPQF from the exons ATGGTTTCGTTTTCACCAACAACTTTCTCTTACCTGTGCTCTTTCCTCTCTATCATTCTACTTCCGTCCTCTCGGGCGTTTTATCTCTCTGACTCCAACCCCCTTTTGTCCTTTAACAATCAAGTGAGAGAAGTGCATCTCTACACAG ATAACCACAGGAGAGGCATGTATCTGCAGATGACCCAGGACGGCAGGGTGTCAGGGAGTGAAGTCCAGACACTTTACA GTGTGCTGCAGCTGAAATCTGTGAGACCTggccacatagtcatcaatggACTGTCATCATCCCTGTTCCTCTGCATGGACAGCGACGGCCATCTGAGGGGACAG ACGCACCACACGGACGCTGACTGCACCTTCCAGGAGCTGGTGCTGGGAGACGGCTACACCCGCTTCCGGTCCTTGCACCATGGGTTTCTGGTGTCTCTGGCATCGAAACGGTCCCCAGATCGACACGTGGTCCCCTTCACCCGGTTCCTGCCACTTGCGAACACTCTGACAAGAGAGCGCGTGATTGAACGACCACCAAAAAGTCAGAGCCGATTCAACGTGGACGCAGATGACCTTCTGGGAATGGGCCGAAACTCTGTGGTCAGTCCTCAGTTCTAA
- the LOC128427277 gene encoding fibroblast growth factor 21-like, with protein MVSFSPTTFSYLCSFLSIILLPSSRAFYLPDSNPLLSFNNQVREVHLYTDNHRRGMYLQMTQDGRVSGSEVQTPYSVLQLKSVRPGHIVINGLSSSLFLCMDSDGHLRGQMHHTDADCTFQELVLGDGYTRFLSSYHGFPMSLASKRSPDRHAIPFTQFLPLANTLTRERMIERPPKRSSPLVNSSSVF; from the exons ATGGTTTCGTTTTCACCAACAACTTTCTCTTACCTGTGCTCTTTCCTCTCTATCATTCTACTTCCGTCCTCTCGGGCGTTTTATCTCCCTGACTCCAACCCCCTTTTGTCCTTTAACAATCAAGTGAGAGAAGTGCATCTCTACACAG ATAACCACAGGAGAGGCATGTATCTGCAGATGACCCAGGACGGCAGGGTGTCAGGGAGTGAAGTCCAGACACCTTACA GTGTGCTGCAGCTGAAATCTGTGAGACCTggccacatagtcatcaatggACTGTCATCATCCCTGTTCCTCTGCATGGACAGCGACGGCCATCTGAGGGGACAG ATGCACCACACGGACGCTGACTGCACCTTCCAGGAGCTGGTGCTGGGAGACGGCTACACCCGCTTCCTGTCCTCGTACCATGGGTTTCCGATGTCTCTGGCATCGAAACGGTCCCCAGATCGACACGCGATCCCCTTCACCCAGTTCCTGCCACTTGCGAACACTCTGACAAGAGAGCGCATGATTGAACGACCACCAAAAAGATCATCGCCTCTTGTGAATTCCTCTTCTGTTTTTTGA
- the LOC128427063 gene encoding potassium voltage-gated channel subfamily A member 7, which yields MDSSDPQEDERGSRRNGSDGEKDKQLKNQLNNEEKGEKEIQGNEKEKKKDRRRSGSLWRSGWALSERLAINVSGMRYETQLRTLAQFPDTLLGDARRRARYFDPLRNELFLDRNRACFDAILYFYQSGGRIRRPANIPLDIFMDELMFYELGEDIVSRFKEDEGFPKEEERLLPSNEIQKRLWMLFEHPESSSSARIIAIISVMVIVVSILIFCLETLPDFRHEKEIREQYFYKYHSLDKNVSETMPLPQSVFHDPFFLVETMCICWFSFELFMRLTCCPSKTLFFKDVMNIIDFSAILPYFVTLGTELAKDNDASPATSLAIIRVIRLVRVFRIFKLSRHSKGLQILGQTLKASMRELGLLIFFLFIGVILFSSAIYFAEADHNDTAFISIPHAFWWAVVTMTTVGYGDMYPETVWGKLVGSMCAIAGVLTISLPVPVIVSNFSYFYHRETECVDQTEFAHIQPQDDEPEGEESDEGDGDPDGEYYAIEGICNPLNGTLLGGLCTAQSTEFRGGNRYLSESLVTQV from the exons ATGGACAGCAGCGACCCACAGGAAGACGAAAGAGGAAGCCGAAGGAATGGGAGCgatggagagaaagacaaacagctgAAGAACCAGCTCAACAatgaggaaaagggagaaaaggAGATCCAAGGgaatgagaaagagaagaagaaagaccgTCGGCGTTCTGGGTCTCTATGGAGGAGTGGATGGGCGTTGAGTGAAAGACTTGCCATCAATGTGTCGGGGATGCGCTATGAAACTCAGCTTCGCACCTTAGCCCAGTTCCCTGACACCCTGCTAGGTGACGCCAGGCGGAGGGCACGGTACTTTGACCCTCTTCGAAATGAGCTCTTCCTGGACCGCAATCGGGCCTGCTTTGATGCCATTCTGTACTTCTACCAGTCGGGCGGGAGGATTCGGAGGCCAGCCAACATACCATTGGACATCTTCATGGACGAGCTGATGTTCTACGAGCTAGGGGAGGACATCGTAAGCCGTTTCAAGGAGGACGAAGGTTTTccaaaagaggaggagaggctgcTGCCATCCAACGAAATTCAGAAAAGACTGTGGATGCTGTTTGAGCACCCTGAGTCCTCATCGAGTGCACGTATCATAGCCATCATCAGCGTCATGGTCATCGTGGTGTCCATCCTCATCTTCTGCCTGGAGACACTACCCGACTTCAGGCATGAGAAGGAGATAAGAGAG caATATTTTTACAAGTACCACTCCCTCGATAAGAATGTATCCGAGACCATGCCTCTTCCGCAGAGCGTTTTTCACGACCCCTTCTTCTTGGTGGAGACCATGTGTATATGCTGGTTTTCCTTTGAGCTCTTCATGCGCCTCACCTGCTGTCCCAGTAAGACGCTGTTCTTCAAGGACGTCATGAACATCATCGACTTCAGTGCCATCCTGCCATATTTTGTCACCCTGGGAACAGAGCTGGCCAAGGACAATGACGCCAGTCCAGCAACATCTTTGGCCATCATCAGAGTCATCAGGTTAGTGAGAGTGTTCAGGATCTTCAAGTTGTCTCGTCACTCCAAGGGCCTCCAGATCCTCGGCCAGACCCTGAAGGCCAGCATGCGAGAGCTGGGCCTGcttatcttcttcctctttattGGCGTCATCCTTTTCTCCAGCGCCATCTACTTTGCTGAGGCTGATCACAACGACACGGCCTTTATCAGTATACCACACGCCTTTTGGTGGGCAGTCGTCACCATGACCACGGTGGGCTATGGTGACATGTACCCAGAAACAGTATGGGGTAAGCTTGTCGGCTCAATGTGTGCCATAGCTGGCGTGCTTACCATATCACTACCAGTGCCGGTCATAGTATCCAATTTTAGTTACTTCTACCATCGGGAGACTGAATGTGTGGATCAAACCGAGTTCGCCCATATCCAGCCACAGGACGATGAGCCAGAAGGAGAGGAGTCAGATGAAGGGGATGGGGATCCAGATGGAGAATATTATGCAATTGAAGGCATCTGTAACCCCCTGAATGGCACTCTGCTTGGTGGACTGTGCACAGCGCAGAGCACAGAGTTCAGAGGGGGAAATAGGTATCTGAGCGAATCACTGGTCACTCAGGTTTAA